Within Sinorhizobium sp. RAC02, the genomic segment TGATGGGGCTGCTGGGCCATGATGGCCATGCCCTGCGCACCGTCACCGGCTGCCGTGATCTGCTTGAAGCCGAGCTGCTGCAGGGCATCACCCAGCAGCAGGCGACTGGTCACCTGATCATCGACGATGAGGACTTTAATTTTTTCAGCGATAGACATTATTCGCTCCCTTCTCTACGGGCCGCAGTGATTTTCAAGATTTCCTCCCCTATGGAGGAGAGCGGAAACTGGTGTTCTACGGCACCCAATTCGAAAGCCACTCTCGGCATTCCATATACGACGCAGGTTTTTTCGTTCTGACCGATGGTCCGAGCGCCTGCATGACGCATTTTCAAAAGGCCGCTTGCCCCGTCCCGGCCCATGCCGGTCAGGATGACGCCGACGGCGTTGCGGCCCGCAAGTTCGGCAACCGAATCAAACAGCACATCCACCGAAGGGCGATGGCCGTTGACCGGATCCCGTTCCACCAACCGGCAGCAAGGTGCATGCACGTTGGCAATCTGGAGATGGCGCTCGCCGCCGGGCGCCAGATAGATTTTCCCGATTTCGAGCCGCGCGCCGTCGGTCGCTTCCTGCACAACCGGGGCACAGAGCCGGTTCAGCCGCTCCGCAAAGCTCTTTGTAAAGCTCGGCGGCATGTGCTGCGTGATGACGGTCGGCGGGCAATTCGCCGGGAACTTCTGGAGCACGGCGATGAGCGCTTCGACGCCCCCTGTCGAGGACCCGATGGCGATGACCCTGCGACCGGGCTTGTAGCTGGCAACCGGGTTGACGCTGGTGGCGGTCGGTGCGAGCGGCGGCGGGTCGGCATGGAACCGGCGCTGCGAGCGGGCGGCGGCCTTCACCTTTTCGGCAAGATCGCCGAACGGGCGGGCGTCACCCGGCTGCGGCTTGCCGACACAATCGAAGGCGCCGATTTCCAACGCCATCAACGAGGCTTCCGCGCCGCGATGGGTCAGCGTCGAGACCATGATGACCGGCATCGGCCGGAGCTTCATGATCTTGTCGAGGAATTCGAGCCCGTTCATGTTCGGCATCTCGATATCCAGCGTCACGACGTCCGGATTGAGCTGCTTGATCGCGTTGCGGGCTTCCATGGCGTCGCCGGCCTGCCCGACGACATTGACGTCCGGGTCGGAATTGAGCACGGCCGTGATCAGGCCGCGCATGGTCGGCGAATCGTCAACGACGAGTACGCGCGCGGGTGCCATCATACGCTCCTCCTGTGCTTGCCGGTGTAGCGGTAGGTTGTGATGCCGATATTATCGAACTGGTTCTTCGCTTCGCCGGAGACGCGCTCCGAATGGCCGATATAGAGATGGCCGTTGTCGCCCAGCATGCCGGCGAAACGCGACCAGATCTTCACCTGCGTCGGCTCGTCGAAATAGATGACGACGTTGCGGCAGAAGATGACATCGAACGGCCCCTTGAACGGCCACTGCGCCATCAGGTTCAGTTCGTTGAAGGTGACGAGGCGCTTCACCCGGTCGTCGATCTGCCATTTCTGCCGGCCGCCGACCTCCGTCTCGCGGAAGAACTGCTTGCGCATGGCGGGATTGACCGTTTCGAGCGCCGTCGCGTCATAGGCGCCGGCCCGGGCGATTGCGAGAATCTTCGGGTCGATGTCCGTCGCGAGGATACGAAAATCGTAATCGGCGGCATTCGGCATCATCGAGAGCACGGTGAGTGCAATCGAATAGGGCTCCTGCCCGTCCGAGCAGGCCGCCGACCAGATGCGCACGCGGCCACCATTGCGGGCACGCGCCAGAAGGTCCGGCAGCACGTCGCTCTTCAGATGGTCGAAATGGTGGTTTTCGCGGAAGAAGCGGGTGAAATTGGTCGTCAGATGCGACAGCATTTCCTTGCGCGGCCCCGCACCGGCCGGCGAGGAGACGAGCGCACAATATTCCCGGAACCCCTTGAGGCCGAGCTGGCGGATATGCTTCGACAGGCGCGAATAGACGAGCGAGGCCTTCGTCTCGTTGAGATAGATGCCGGCATCCGCATAGATCATAGCCGCAATCTCGGTGAGATCCTTGCGCGTCAGCGGATATTCGCCGCTCGCCAGGCACTCGTCCGGAGACTGTCTCGTATCGATGGCCGGGGAATAGGTCATGCGGCTTCGCTTTCCGTATGCGGGAAGAGGGAATCGAGTTCGATGAGACAGATCATGCGGCCCTCGATGGCGAGGATGCCGCGGGCGTAGCCCTTTTCCGCTTCGTTCGCGATGTCCGGCGTCGGCTGGATGTTCTCGTCGGTGACGGTGAGGATATCCGAGACCGAATCGACGAGCAGCCCCACCACCTTCGGCCCGACCTGGGCGACAATGATGACATGACGGACGGTCGGCTCGGCCGGCTTCATGCCGAGGCGTTGAGACATATCGACGATCGGCAGGACGGCGCCGCGCAGGTTGATCATGCCCAGGACATAGGATGGCGCGTGCGGCATCGGTGTCGCCGGGGTCCAGCCACGGATTTCCCGGACCGACATGACGTTCACGCAGAACTCCTGGTCAGCGATCCTGAACGCGATCAGTTCGCGCCCGTGCATGATGTTCTTTCCTGCGTACGTCATCGTCTCAACCGGTTGCAGCAAGCGAGATGTCTTGTCTCAGGGAGTGGCCGCGCGATGCGGCAACCACCGCATCGACGTCCAGGATGAGGGCCACGCGACCGTCGCCGAGAATGGTCGCCGCGGCGATGCCCGGAACGTGCGTGTAGTTCGCCTCGAGGCTCTTGATGACGACCTGGCGCTGGCCCTGGATCGCATCGACCATGAGGGCGCGCTGGCCGCCGCCTTCCGATTCGACAAGAAGTGCCACGCCGTCCATCGGGTTGGCCTGGATGTTGCGGAAATTGAGGATCCGGCCGACATCCACCAGCGGGCAGAACGAGTTGCGGATCGAGATAAGCCGCTGCGAGGCGCCGAAGGAATGGATGGCGGAGGCTTCCGGCTGCAAGGTCTCGACAATGGCCGTCAGCGGCACGACGAGCGTCTGGCCGGCAACCGTGACCACCATGCCATCAAGAACGGCAAGCGTCAGCGGCAGGCTCATGGTGAAGACGGAGCCCTGGCCCGGCTTCGACGAGATCGAGATGCGGCCACCAAGCGCCTGGATCGAGCGCTTGACCACGTCCATGCCGACGCCGCGGCCGGAAAGGTCGGAAACCTTGTCGGCGGTGGAGAAACCGGCGTGGAAGATCAGGTTGTCGATTTCCTCGTCGGACAGATTGGCATCGGCCGCGATCAGGTCGTTGTCGATCGCCTTCTGGCGCACCTTCTCGCGGTTGATGCCGGCGCCGTCGTCGGCAAGCTCGATGACGATTCGACCAGAACGATGTTTTGCCGTCAGGCGAACCGTGCCTTCCGGGTTCTTGCCGAGCGCCTCGCGCTTCTCCGGCATTTCGAGGCCGTGATCGACCGCGTTGCGGATCATGTGCGTCAGCGGCTCGGCGAGCTTGTCGATGACGGTCTTGTCGACTTCGGTGTTCTCGCCTTCCGTGATGAGGCGCACCGACTTGCCGGTAATATCGGCGATTTCGCGGACGGTACGGGCCATGCGCTGGAAGACCGGCTTTACCGGCTGCGCGCGGATCGCCATCACCGAATCCTGGATCTCGCGGGTGAGCTGCTGCAGCTCTTCGAGGCCCATATTGATGGAGGACGTGCCGTTGCTGTCGTTCTCGACGACGCTCTGCGAGAGCATCGCCTGGTTGATGACGAGCTCGCCGACAAGGTTGATCAGGCGGTCGACGCGATCGAGATCGACGCGGATCGTCTGGCCGGCGGCAGCGGCCTGGTTGGCCTGCGCAGCACTCGCGGCCGATGCGGCGGCAGCGGCCTTGGCATTGTCGGCGGCGCGGCTTGTGACCTGCGCAACCTTGCTTGCGGTTTCTGCGGCGGCAATGGCGGCAGCGGCATCGCTTTCGATGATTGCCGGTTCATCCTCGGCGGCGACAGAGCCGCCATCGTCGAGGATCGACAGGTCGAACGGTACCGGCTGCATCGGCAGCTCTTCGTCATCTGCCGCTTCGCTGACGACGTCTTCCTCGATGGTGCGGATGTCGAGGTCGCAATCCCATTCGGCAAATTCGAAGACGGAGCGCACGCCATCCTCGCCCTTTTCGGTCGTGACCGAAATCTTCCAGGAGAAGTAAGCTTCCTCAGGGTTCATCTTGTCGAGCGTCGGCAGAGCGTCCATGTCGCAATAGACGCTCATGTCGCCGAGGCGGGAAACGTCGCGCAGCAGGAGGACGGCCTCGTTGCCCTTGGCGTAGAGATCCTTCTTCGGCTTGAAGAGGACCTGGCAGGTCGGAACGTAGTGCGCAGCCGGTTCGTCGTCGAAATCGCCGAAGGAGAACGGGATCGGCTGGAACCCTTCGTCGTTGACCGCGGGCTTTTCCACGACCGGCGCCGGTGCGGCCGCCTTGGGAGCAGCGGCTGCAGGTTTTGGCGCGGGCGCTTCGGCAGCAGCCGGCGTTTCGCCGTTCGCCAGGGCTTCGAGTTCGCGGATGAGTGTGCGGCTACGGGCCTCGTCGACGCTTCCGCCATCGCGGGCGGCATTGGTCAGGTCCGCCAGAACGTCGGCGGACTTCAGCATGACCTTCAGGACATCCTGGGTCGGCTCCAGCTTGTTGGATCGAACGCAATCCAGTGTCGTCTCGAACACATGGGCGAAGGAAACGAGGTCATCCAGGCCGAATGCACCGGCACCGCCCTTGATCGAATGCACGGCACGGAAAACGGCGTTGACCGTTTCCGGGTCGCGATCCCCGTCGTTCAGCTTCAAGAGACCGGATTCCAATTCCGCGAGCTGCTCCTCGCATTCCTGGAAGAAGATCTCTTTGATTTCGTTCATATCCATCGGGAGAATCCTGGACTAGTGAATTAGGCGGTTACGCGCTCGATTGCGTCGATCAGCTTGGTCGGATCGAAAGGCTTGACGATCCAGCCCGTGGCGCCGGCCTGGCGTGCACGGTTCTTCTTCTCGGCATCGCTTTCGGTGGTCAGGACCAGGATCGGGATTGCCCGGTACTTCTCGTTGCGGCGCACGCCTTCGATAAAGCCGAAGCCGTCGAGGCGCGGCATGTTGATGTCGGTGACGATGACATCCGGGTTGGCGTTTTCGAGAACTTCCAGCCCCTCGATGCCGTCTTCGGCCTGGATGGTCTCGAAGCCTGCATTGTTGAGGGTAACCAGAAGCATGTTCCGGATTGTCCGTGAATCATCCACGGTGAGGACTTTTTTCTTCATTGCCGAATCTCCTGTGCCAGCAAGTGATCAATGTTCACGCCGATAAGTTGCATTGTCTTCATGAAAGGATCGGAAACCTTGCCGAAGGTGAAGGGCTGCCTGTCCTCTTCCCAGCTCTTGGCACCGGCCATCAGCACCTGGGCACAGAGCGCACCGACCCGCTCGACCGCCGAGGCGTCGATGACGAGCGGATTGCCCTTCAGGCCCATGAGCTGGGTATGCAGCGCCGTCGCCTCGTTGAGATCGAGAACGGGGGCAAGGCTTAAACTTTTCTGAACGGCTTTCTTGCTCGCCATTACCGGGTTCCTTGTCTGCGTCTGTCCAAAATCATCGTCGCCCTGTTCGGCACCGCGGGCGGATGGCTTTCTTCCGAAAGCCGGCTGCGTGCCGTCGAGAACCAATGCCGGGGTTGCCTGTTCGTCATCTCAGCCTCCAAAGCCGACGGCGCGTGCCGACAGGAAATCGAGGGGAGACGCCTGCGCTTCGTTGCGATCCGGCGCCACATACTGGTCCACCGATGCGGGGCGGCCCGGGCGTCGAAGATCGCGGCCTGGGGAAACATGGAACTCCCGGATCGTCCGGCCGAGTTCGAGAATGACAGCATGCAGGTCGCCGCCTGCCTCGCCGACGCGGCCTGCATCCGAAGCGTCCGCTTCGAGCGCACGGCCGGCACGGCCGATATCGGCCGTGACGCTGCCAAGTCCATCTACATCGACGGCGCTTTCGCGCACGATGCCGGTGATCGCGTCGTTGATGCCCTCGACCTGGCGCACGATGTTGCCGATCGCATCCTGGGTGCGGTGGACGTGCTCGACGCCGGTTTCGACCTGCGACTTCGTGCTGGTAACGAGCTGCTTGATCTCGCGGGCCGCATCCGCTGAACGCTGGGCAAGGGCCCGCACTTCCTGCGCGACGACGGCAAAGCCGCGGCCACTATCGCCGGCCCGTGCGGCCTCGATGCCGGCATTCAATGCCAGTAGGTTGGTCTGGAAGGCGATCTCGTCGATCACGCCGATGATCTGGCCGATCTTTTCCGCCGAAGCCTCGATGTCGGCCATGGCGGACATGGCCTCGCCGACGATGTTGCCGCTGTGGGCAACGGACTGTTGTGTGGAGGCTGCGGCCGACTGCGCCTTGCGGGTTTCATCGAGCGTCTGGCGGACCCGTTCGACAATGCTGCCGAGCGCGTTTGCCGTGTCGATTAGTGTCGCCGACTGCTCGGCGGAGCGGGCCGAGAGCGCACCGGCACCCGAGGCGAGCGTGCCGACGAGACGGTCGCTTTCCGTCGCCCGGTCGGCTGCCGACGTGAGGCGGGACTGGATTTCGTCGAGCGCACCGTTCAGCGTCTCCGCGAGGTCACGCCAGGCATCCGGCATCTCTCCGGCAACGCGGGCGGAGAAATCGAGTTGCGACAGGCTGCGGATCGTATCCCCGAACACGCGGTCAAGTTCGGCGCGGTCCTCCCGGCGCTGTTCGCCAAGCGCCCGCTGGTGGGCGTGGCGCAGTTCGTTGAAACGCAGCGAGATGCCGATTTCCGCATCGACAAAGGCCGTGCGCAGGAAGGCGGAGACGAGGTCGGTCAGTTCCTTGCGGCGCGCCTTGCCGGCGCCGGGGAAAATCGATTTCGGCCAGTAGTCCTCGATCAGGCCGGAGACGACCGTTTCGACGACGACAGAATGGCCGGCAATGCGCCAGCGCGGGTCGAGGCCCATCTGGCTTTCGCTGTCGGAGAGGACTTTGACGCGTTCGGCGTAAAGCGCATCGAACCGCGCATCGGTCAGCACGCTCCAGTGGGAGCTCTGGAGGTCGTGCAGGCGGTCGATCTGGCGCTCGCTCTGGAAGAGGCGTGCGGCATCGGGAAAAGTCTGGAAACGCTGGAAAAGATCGCGAAGCGCCGTTTCGACGTGCCGTTCAAGTGTCTGGCGGTGGCGGCGGAGCGTATCGCCCTGGCTGCTGTCGACGCCGGCAAAACGCAAACGGTCGCGCAGGCTGGTCGCCTGTCCCGTTCGGGCCTGTTCTGCTGGCATTTCCTGCACCAAATCGCTCCCAAACCAACAATGCCAAGCCGCCCAAAAAGGGTGGCTCATTGAATTCTCGCATGGAGGAGAGGTTGGCTGACCGGCCGTGCTCAAGGGGCGGTAGCGTACCGGCAAGCCGGCGCACGCGATGCCACCCGTCGATCCATGATCAAATTCGGTGAAACTCGAATACCGGTTCAAATCCGGTACGGCGGGTCGGCATCATGCCTGGGTGAGAAACGGCGAATTTCCCATTCCGACGCGTAGTTCAATGTTTATGGTTAATTCCTTGCCTGAAGGTTAATAGTTCATGGCTTGCTTCCGGGTTCGCTAAAATTAACATTGCCCAACGCTGCGTCAGCCTCAGACAAGCTCGCGCGCGTAGGGTCAGGGCATAGGCTGACAATGATGTCAGGAGGAAAGAGCAATGATTGTTCTGGCATTGGGCGCGACCGTGATTGCTTCCGCAACACTCGCCGCCATCTATCTTCTTCTCGATATCGATGCGGCGCGCGCGCCGGCCAAGGCCCGCGTTTTCTGAGCATAGCCGCTGAAGGCTATTATCCCTGCCCGGCAAGCGCGCGCCAGCGCGCCGCATAGTCCACGGCGTCCGTTGGCAATGTGTCCATAATCGAAACAAGTGCGGGGTCCGGGGCCCTGCCCGCGGCAAGGCAGGCAGCACCGATGCTCGTGCCGGTCGCGCTGCCACCGGCCAGCACCGGGCGGTCTGTCGCAACCTTCAGCATCATCAGGAATGCCCTGTTGGCGGCAAATGGGCCTTCGACGATCACCGGTCCGTCCGCACCGATGAGATCGAGGCAGGTTGCGGTCATCAGGGCAAGGTGGAAGGCGATGACGGCCTGCGCCGCATCCTCGCTCAGCTCTTCGCGCGGTACGGTCCATGTCGCCTTGTGGCCGGGGAACGGCCCGGATTCCTCCGGCAGCGATGGCAGCAGCATGGCGCCGCGCTCCAACACTTCAGCTATGGCCGCAGGCGGGAGGTCGCCGGACTTGCCACCAAGCAGAGAGAAGGCACGTCCACCCATGAAGCGCGACGACGGCACCGGATCACCGAGCGCATTGACGTTGATCAGCGTGTCCCTTGCCTCATCCAGCACGACCGACCGCGCGCCGATCGCCATGACCACGACCCAGGTGCCGGTGGAGACGACCGCGTAGGGTTCCTTTCGCGTCAGCACATAGGGCAGCAGCGAGGCGTTGGAATCGTGGATGCCGCAATGGACCGGTACATCCGACCGAAGGCCCGTCGCCGCAGCGATCTCGGGGCGGATCGGGCCGAGCACGTCACCGGCCTTGCGCACCGGCGGCATCAGCCGGGTCCAGCCCTGGCTTTCGACGAAGCTGGAAAACCGTCCGTTGCGCGGCTCCCACAGGTCGGCATGGCAACCGAGCGACGTTACCTCGCTGGCCGCGATGCCGGTGAGGCGGAAGGACCAGTATTGCGCATACATCAGGATATGGTGGGCCTTCGCGAAGGCCTTGGGAAAACGCCCGGACTGCCAATAGATCTGCAAACCGGCATTGAGCCCCATAGGCATGATCGGGGTGCCGCTCTCCTCGAAGCGCGGGCGGACCGCGCGATACGCGTCAGCATGCTCCTGCGGGCCTTCGTGCTCGTAGTCGAGCACCGGCAGGACAAGGTGACCATCCTCACCAACCAGCGCGGCGGTAGCGCCATGGGTGGTGACGGAGATCGCATCGATCGGGTGCTCGCGGTTGAGGTCGCCAAGGCTCTCCAAGATGAAGGCCCAGAGCTTTTCCGTGTCGAAATGCGGATAGGGTGCGGCGTTCACCACGCCGTTCGGCATGGTACGGGCGGCGATCTCCTGAAAGCTTTCACCATCGACGAGCACGACCTTGGCGTTCGTCTTGCCGATATCGACGACGGCGATGGTTTTTGGCGGGGTCATCGCTTCAATCCATATGGAAGACGGTAACGAGCGGCACGGCGACCGGCTCGTTGTCCGGCTTCGTCTCCATGATGTCAGCCATGTGTGCCCACCAGCGCTGCATCACGGGATGGTTCGGCAGGTCCGCCATGGTGTGGTCGTCGCGCCGCCAGAGCACGCCGAAGAGCAGGTTCGTCTCTTCGTCGAGATGGATGGAGTAGTCCGAGACACCGGCCTCCTTCAACAGGGCGGAAAGCTCCGGCCAGATCGCATCGTGCCGTGCCTTGTATTCGGCCGAGCAGCCGAGATTGAGCCGCATGCGAAACGCATATTTCTCCATGGCTCAATGGCTCCTGCGGCCGCGGAAGCGCCGATAGAGGATCGGCAGCGCGATGACGGAGATCAAGAGCAGGCCGATGAAGATCGACATGACGATGCCCGGCACGTTCAAGAGGCCGAAGCCGAAGGTCACCATGCCCATGATGAGCGCCGCAAGAACGACGCCCGGAATGGTGCCCGAGCCGCCGAGGATGTTGACGCCGCCGAGCACGACCATCGTCACCACTTCCAGCTCCCAGCCCATGGCGATGGAGGGGCGCGTCGAGCCGAGGCGCGCAGTCAGGCAGATCGAGGCGATCGCGGCCATCAGGCCGGTCAAAAGAAAGAGCACGAACTTGACGCGCCCGACCCGCACACCGGAAAACAGCGCTGCCGTCTGGTTGTTGCCGATCGCATAAACTGTCCGGCCAAAACTCGTCCTGTGCAGCACGACGCCGTAGATGACCGCGAGCACGACGAAGAGGCAGAGTTCGAAGGAAAAGACCCACCAGACATAGCCCTGGCCGAACCAGGAGAAGCTTTCAGGATAGCCGGTAAACGCCTTGTCGCCGAGGATGACGAAGGAGAGGCCGCGGAACAGGCTCATCGTGCCGATGGTGACGACGATGGACGGCAGGCCGAGACCGGTGACGAGCAGGCCATTGAACGCGCCGCAGAGCAGGCCGGTGGCAAGGCCGACCATAACCAGCGCCGGCGTATCGAAGCCGAGTTGCACGGCGTAGCCCATCGCGGTGGAGGTGAGCGCGATGATCGAGGCGACGGAGAGGTCGATCTCGCCGGAAATGATGACGAGCGCCATGGCGAAGGCGATCATCGCCTTTTCGGTGAAGTTGAAGGTCGCGTCCGACAGGTTCCAAGGATCAAGGAAATAGGGCGAGGCCAAGGAGTTGACGAGAAAGATCGCCAGCGCCACGGCGACCAGCAGCGTCTCCCAGCTCTTTACCAGCCGCGCGCCACGGCCTTCCAGCCGGTCGGGGATGTGGCGCGCAACCATCTGGGTCTCAGCCATGGACCGCCTCCGCCTTCCTGAGAATGACCCGGCCCTTGCGCTTTTCAGCACGCGCATTCACGGCGACGGCGATGATGATGACCATGCCGGAGATTGCCATCTGGGCGAAGGGCGAGATGTTGATGACGGGGAGCGCGTTCTTGATGACGCCGAGGAACAGCGCGCCCAGCAGCGCGCCCCCGACCGAGCCTATGCCGCCGGCAATCGAGATACCACCTATGACGCAGGCCGCGATGATATCGAGTTCGAAGCCGGCTGCGATATCGACATAGGCGACCGCATAACGCGAGACCCAGAGATAGCCGGAAAGGCCGGCCAGCGTGCCGGACAGGCAATAGGCGAAGAAACGCGTGCGGCCGACGTCGATGCCGGTATAGACCGCCGCATGCGGATTGCCGCCGACCGCAAAGAAGGCGCGGCCGAGCGGCGTGCGGCGCATCACCACGACCATGATGCCGATGATGACGAGCGACAGCCAGGAGAGCAGCGGGAAGCCGAGCACGGCTGCGCGTGGTAGCGCCTTGAACGCATCGCTCATCTGGTGTGCATTGATCCAGGCGCCACCGGACAGCAGGAAGATCAGGCCGCGATAGATGGTGAGCGTGCCGAGCGTGACGACGATCGGCGGAATGTCGAGCTTCCAGACGAGCAGGCCATTGATCGAGCCGAGTATGGCGCCAAGCGCCATGGCGGTCAGGATGACGAGCGGGATCGGCAGGCCGGGCATCGCCGCATTGATCATCGCCGCGACCATGCCCGACAGCGCGAGGTTCGCGGCCATGGAGAGATCGATGCAGCGCGTCAGGATGACGGCCATCTGGCCGAGTGCCAGGATGATCAGGATCGACGTGTCATTATAGACATTGGCGAGATTGCCGGGCGTGACGAAGGGCGGAAAGCGGAGGGCGATCAGCGCCACAAGGGCGGCGATCGCTACGACCAGCAGCATTTCGCGGTTCTTGAGCAATAGTTTCATGCGGCCTCCTGAATGCCGGCGGCGGCGCGCACGAGTTTTTCGGCCGTCAGCTCCGCGCGCTCGAAGCGGCCGGCGATGCGGCCCTCGCGCATGACGATGACCCGGTCGGCCATACCCATGATTTCCGGGATTTCGGAGGAGACCATGATGACGCTGAGGCCCGAGGCGGCAAGCTCGCTCATGAAGGCGTGCACGGCGGCCTTGGATCCGATGTCGATGCCCTTGGTCGGCTCGTCGAGGATGATGACTTTTGGGCGCGTCGCCAGCCACTTGGCGATCACCACCTTCTGCTGGTTGCCGCCCGAGAGTGTACCGACATCCTGATCGAGCGAGGCGGCGCGCAGATCGAGGCGGGCGGTGTATTCCCGTGCCAAGGCGAACTCCTCCGCCATGCGAAGGAAACCGGCGCGCGAGGTGCGCGTGAGCGAGGGCAGCGTGACGTTCTGGAAGATCGGCAGGCCGATGATCGCGCCCTGCCGGCCGCGCTCCTCCGGCACGTAGACGATGCCAGCTTCGATGGCTTCCGCCGGCGAGCGGATGACCTTGATCTCACCGTCGAGCCTGATCGCTCCGGCAGAGGGTTTGGTAATGCCGATCAGCGACTGCATGAATTCCGACCGACCGGCACCGACGAGGCCGTAAAAGCCCAGGATTTCGCCGCGGCGCAGTTCGAAATTGATGTCCTCGAATTCCGTCGGGTGGCGATAGCCGGAGACCGTCAGCACCGGTTCGCCGATCGCAACCTCCTGCTTGGGAAACACCTGGCCAACATCGCGGCCGACCATCAGGCGCACGAGATCGTCCTGAGTCGTCTCGCCGATCAGCCCC encodes:
- a CDS encoding ABC transporter permease, which codes for MAETQMVARHIPDRLEGRGARLVKSWETLLVAVALAIFLVNSLASPYFLDPWNLSDATFNFTEKAMIAFAMALVIISGEIDLSVASIIALTSTAMGYAVQLGFDTPALVMVGLATGLLCGAFNGLLVTGLGLPSIVVTIGTMSLFRGLSFVILGDKAFTGYPESFSWFGQGYVWWVFSFELCLFVVLAVIYGVVLHRTSFGRTVYAIGNNQTAALFSGVRVGRVKFVLFLLTGLMAAIASICLTARLGSTRPSIAMGWELEVVTMVVLGGVNILGGSGTIPGVVLAALIMGMVTFGFGLLNVPGIVMSIFIGLLLISVIALPILYRRFRGRRSH
- a CDS encoding ABC transporter permease, which produces MKLLLKNREMLLVVAIAALVALIALRFPPFVTPGNLANVYNDTSILIILALGQMAVILTRCIDLSMAANLALSGMVAAMINAAMPGLPIPLVILTAMALGAILGSINGLLVWKLDIPPIVVTLGTLTIYRGLIFLLSGGAWINAHQMSDAFKALPRAAVLGFPLLSWLSLVIIGIMVVVMRRTPLGRAFFAVGGNPHAAVYTGIDVGRTRFFAYCLSGTLAGLSGYLWVSRYAVAYVDIAAGFELDIIAACVIGGISIAGGIGSVGGALLGALFLGVIKNALPVINISPFAQMAISGMVIIIAVAVNARAEKRKGRVILRKAEAVHG
- a CDS encoding sugar ABC transporter ATP-binding protein; this encodes MKPAIALEGISKSFPGVRALAEVSLALYPGSVTALVGENGAGKSTLVKILTGIYQPDEGEIRVDGVETRFPTATSAAKAGVTAIHQETVLFDELSVAENIFLGHAPRTGLGLIDWKRMNANARALLSRVGADLDPSIRLRDLGIANKHLVAIARALSIDARVVIMDEPTAALSHKEIHELYELVDRLKADGKAILFISHKFDEIFRIADRYTVFRDGRMVGEGLIGETTQDDLVRLMVGRDVGQVFPKQEVAIGEPVLTVSGYRHPTEFEDINFELRRGEILGFYGLVGAGRSEFMQSLIGITKPSAGAIRLDGEIKVIRSPAEAIEAGIVYVPEERGRQGAIIGLPIFQNVTLPSLTRTSRAGFLRMAEEFALAREYTARLDLRAASLDQDVGTLSGGNQQKVVIAKWLATRPKVIILDEPTKGIDIGSKAAVHAFMSELAASGLSVIMVSSEIPEIMGMADRVIVMREGRIAGRFERAELTAEKLVRAAAGIQEAA